From Streptomyces sp. GSL17-111, one genomic window encodes:
- a CDS encoding carbohydrate kinase family protein yields the protein MRIAVSGSIATDHLMTFPGRFADQLVADQLHTVSLSFLVDTLDVRRGGVAANICFGMGQLGARPVLVGAAGGDFAEYRSWLDRHGVDTGSVRISEVLHTARFVCTTDTDHNQIGSFYTGAMSEARLIELQSVVDRVGALDLVHIGADDPEAMFRHTEECRSRDIPFAADYSQQLARMEGEEIRDLTDGAAYLFANEYETALIERKTGWSADEVLSRVGTRVTTLGARGVRIERAGEPVIEVGCPEEERKADPTGVGDAFRAGFLSGLAWGVSLERSAQVGCMLATLVIETVGTQEYALSRSHFMERFTKAYGADAAAEVQAHIR from the coding sequence GTGCGCATCGCCGTCTCCGGTTCCATCGCCACCGATCACCTGATGACGTTCCCCGGCCGATTCGCCGACCAGCTGGTCGCGGACCAGCTGCACACCGTCTCGCTGTCCTTCCTCGTCGACACCCTCGACGTGCGCCGGGGCGGCGTCGCCGCCAACATCTGCTTCGGCATGGGCCAGCTCGGTGCCCGCCCGGTGCTCGTCGGCGCCGCCGGAGGGGACTTCGCGGAGTACCGCTCCTGGCTCGACCGGCACGGTGTGGACACCGGCTCCGTGCGCATCTCCGAGGTGCTGCACACCGCCCGGTTCGTCTGCACCACCGACACGGACCACAACCAGATCGGCTCCTTCTACACCGGGGCGATGAGCGAGGCCCGCCTCATCGAGCTCCAGTCCGTGGTCGACCGGGTGGGCGCGCTGGACCTCGTGCACATCGGCGCGGACGACCCCGAGGCGATGTTCCGGCACACCGAGGAGTGCCGCAGCCGGGACATCCCCTTCGCCGCCGACTACTCGCAGCAGCTCGCCCGGATGGAGGGCGAGGAGATCCGCGACCTCACCGACGGCGCCGCCTACCTCTTCGCCAACGAGTACGAGACGGCGCTCATCGAGCGCAAGACGGGCTGGTCGGCGGACGAGGTGCTGTCCCGTGTCGGCACCCGCGTCACCACGCTCGGCGCGCGCGGGGTGCGGATCGAGCGCGCGGGCGAGCCCGTGATCGAGGTCGGCTGCCCGGAGGAGGAGAGGAAGGCCGACCCGACGGGCGTGGGCGACGCCTTCCGCGCCGGTTTCCTCTCCGGCCTCGCCTGGGGCGTCAGCCTGGAGCGGTCGGCCCAGGTCGGGTGCATGCTCGCGACGCTGGTCATCGAGACCGTCGGCACGCAGGAGTACGCCCTCAGCCGCAGCCACTTCATGGAGCGCTTCACCAAGGCCTACGGGGCGGACGCCGCCGCCGAGGTCCAGGCCCACATCCGCTGA
- a CDS encoding cysteine desulfurase/sulfurtransferase TusA family protein, whose amino-acid sequence MPYFDAASAAPLHPLARQALLAALDEGWADPARLHREGRRARLLLDAARETAAEAVGCRPDELVFTPSGTHALHTAVAGALAGRRRVGRHLVVSAVEHSAVLHAAAHHEAAGGTVGEVPVDRTGRVAAEEFAELLRAGGSAAPSEGRGTARGPASGGGATALACLQSANHEVGTVQPVGDVAAACREAGVPLLVDAAQSLPWGQVGGEWSMLAASAHKWGGPSGVGLLAVRKGVRFAPQGPGDERESGRSPGFENLPAIVAAAASLRAVQAEAAAEAERLRPLVDRVRRAVRDAVPDVEVVGDPLRRLPHIVTFSCLYADGEALLHALDAAGFSVSSGSSCTSSTLTPSHVLRAMGVLSEGNVRVSLPRGTTAQEVDAFLDALPGVVRSVRGQLAPQATPGDAAPGREARGEEDSLTVDALGKRCPIPVIELAKVIDRVPVGGVVTVLSDDEAAGLDIPAWCHMRDQEYLGAEGTAYRVRRR is encoded by the coding sequence GTGCCCTACTTCGACGCCGCGTCCGCCGCCCCCCTGCACCCCCTGGCCCGGCAGGCCCTGCTGGCCGCGCTGGACGAGGGCTGGGCCGACCCGGCCCGGCTGCACCGCGAGGGACGCCGGGCGCGTCTGCTGCTGGACGCCGCCCGCGAGACGGCCGCCGAGGCCGTGGGCTGCCGCCCCGACGAGCTGGTCTTCACCCCCTCGGGCACGCACGCGCTGCACACCGCCGTGGCCGGTGCGCTGGCCGGACGGCGCCGGGTGGGCCGGCACCTGGTGGTCTCGGCCGTCGAGCACTCGGCGGTGCTGCACGCCGCCGCCCACCACGAGGCGGCGGGCGGCACGGTCGGCGAGGTGCCGGTCGACCGGACCGGGCGCGTCGCGGCCGAGGAGTTCGCCGAATTGCTCCGCGCGGGTGGCTCCGCTGCTCCGTCGGAGGGTCGCGGCACCGCCCGGGGCCCGGCGTCCGGCGGCGGGGCCACCGCGCTGGCCTGCCTGCAGTCCGCCAACCACGAGGTGGGGACCGTGCAGCCGGTCGGGGACGTGGCCGCCGCCTGCCGCGAGGCGGGCGTACCGCTGCTCGTCGACGCCGCCCAGTCCCTGCCGTGGGGTCAGGTCGGCGGGGAGTGGTCGATGCTGGCGGCCAGCGCCCACAAGTGGGGCGGGCCGAGCGGGGTGGGGCTGCTCGCGGTGCGCAAGGGCGTCCGCTTCGCGCCGCAGGGCCCGGGTGACGAGCGGGAGTCGGGCCGCTCGCCCGGCTTCGAGAACCTGCCGGCGATCGTCGCCGCCGCCGCCTCCCTGCGGGCCGTCCAGGCCGAGGCGGCGGCGGAGGCCGAGCGGCTGCGTCCGCTGGTGGACCGCGTCCGTCGGGCCGTGCGGGACGCGGTGCCGGACGTCGAGGTGGTCGGCGACCCGCTGCGGCGGCTCCCCCACATCGTCACCTTCTCCTGCCTCTACGCCGACGGGGAGGCGCTGCTCCACGCGCTGGACGCCGCCGGGTTCTCCGTCTCCTCCGGGTCCTCGTGCACGTCCAGCACCCTGACGCCCAGCCACGTGCTGCGGGCCATGGGCGTGCTGTCGGAAGGCAACGTCCGCGTCTCCCTCCCCCGGGGGACGACGGCGCAGGAGGTGGACGCCTTCCTCGACGCCCTGCCCGGGGTCGTCCGCTCGGTGCGGGGGCAACTCGCACCGCAGGCCACCCCGGGAGACGCCGCGCCGGGGCGGGAGGCGCGTGGGGAGGAGGACTCCCTCACGGTGGACGCGCTCGGCAAGCGCTGCCCGATCCCGGTGATCGAGCTGGCCAAGGTCATCGACCGGGTGCCGGTCGGCGGCGTCGTCACGGTGCTCTCGGACGACGAGGCCGCCGGTCTGGACATCCCCGCCTGGTGCCACATGCGGGACCAGGAGTACCTGGGCGCCGAGGGCACGGCCTACCGGGTCCGCCGCCGCTAG